The following is a genomic window from Aphis gossypii isolate Hap1 chromosome X, ASM2018417v2, whole genome shotgun sequence.
cttggaatataataatatatatactatacctaatactattatattttacctggTGACACGGTTCCAGTCTATGTCGACTAACAGATATGTAGCTTTtaaccagttttttttttgttccaaAGTACTTAAAGTTTCTCCATCTGGTATAGAACTTGGATCATATCTCTCAGGATGTGTTccatattggttttttttttcattgaaagtCTTTGATGAACTGCTATAGTTATGTGGTAATGAGCCCCTCTGCTTCAGATCTTGTCGTTCTTTTCGTCTTACGTAATATATGTGATGTAACAGTTGCTTTGCTATGTATTCCGAATTGTCGtcaaattctttattttttaaagcacTTGGAAATTTGCTTTCCAACATTCTTCCAACACGTCTACATTCACGAAGTCCAggattactaaaatataaattattttatcatattataaattatttaaaactaatgtaaaaaaagatatatttacCTCATGGTGTCAAGCATGTGGTTTGACACAGTTTCAATTATATGAAGTCTCTCGTCATTACGCAATGAACCTTTCTGTAAAGCTTTTCTTACAGATTTTCGGAACTTTGGTATTTTGAAGCCAAATACAGTGTTTGATTGTGATATAGGAGACCCTTCATGTTCTACAGATGATGAAGAAACATTGTGGATTACAGATTGTGTATCAATACTTTCATTAATCGTAACAtctgcaatttttaaataacttgttAAATCAAATATGAATATCTTTattccaaataaattataccttttGACAGTTCCAGGTGTAACTGACGACActggattatttttattataccctttaaatcgttttcaaagtttaataattttaaatcatccaAACAGTTCACACCTAATTTGTTTAGACGTTCAACTAATATTGGTTCATCTTCTGGTAGTGATAAATATGGTCTGCACTTATTCAGAACTAGTTGCATTCTAAATGTTGACACTGGAAGTGGATTATCTTCatcattactattactattatccatcttagaaataagaaaataaacttagtatgtaaaagaaatatacaattgtattattaggtatgatacctattttaaaataatacctatgttaGAATctcgtaaaaaatgtatataaatataaaataaataaattgatttacatTGTAActtcataaatattgtaatataatatagggtgagagctatttataaatttactatatgttttaatactattatggaATGTTCTTTATGTGTGTATACTGAATATGACGTGTAATCTTTTAGATTTGAAagtggaataataatatagttatcactgagatttaatacataaatttgaaattcatcGTCAAGAATGCCATCACATTGAAGTCCTATTGCATATACTTCTTtacttttaatacaaaaaagttCAATTCtacaaatatctaaatttgtCTGAGAGCCAATAACAATGCATTGATCTTTACAATATTGAGTTCCACGGTAAATAACCTCTGTTCCAAAATGCAATGAATTTAGTTCATCAACAGAAAATACAGATAAGAGACAtttcatgatattattgtcataagtACATTCTTCGAGAGTGTTAGCGGACTGTATGATCGGActgttgttaaatattttgttttttgtcaaTGCACTTTGGTAGTATTGATGTTTTGCACTGATGGATTTggtcacatttttaaaatttcttgatGTCCGAACAAAGTTTTTGCAAAACACATGTTTGTGTTCAAATGACAACGTGTTAACACCCATAAGTGGCCCAAAAACTTGTATAAGTTGTGGATAGTGTTCCAAGTAATGATGTTTTGGACGAAGAGGTACTTCAAAACATTTGACTCTAATActaaggtatttttttattaaactgtctaaatgaattaatagCTCATTAGATATGGATGgagaacatattatacctacaacttgaataagtaatattatcattttccagacatcattttttctattgaTTTTATCACCAATAATTAAGGGTATGAACCTTAAAAATACCCAATTTTGAACAGCATGTCCACCTATATTATAGCCTTTAATAGGAACTCTTGATGGTTTATCTAGTTTTTCCTAAAAATAAGtcctaaaaatgcaaaattatctattttgcGGTttatgatttctttttttagtttatattttttttcaaagtatgtCAAGGCTAAATATAAATCGTATTGTACAATTCCTTCAAAAAGATCATGAGCTAAACATGGAGGCATTGTACTGACaacatgaaaattatttatctcgtTGAAACGTGAATTACTCACAATACCACGAAAACCATTAGGATTGGTATCCAATTGATTCACACAAAAATTATAGGATTCTCGCGTACGACTAGGAGCTTGTATACGTGGTAAAGGTTGACTGTGAGAACCTACAGATTCCATAGATACATTATTCTctgaattattttcatcatctTCATCATCATACTCAACAAGTTGTCTGTCTTTATATGCTAGTAACCAATTGTCCCTAGATTCCTCGCAGTAACGACAGAAGTATTTGGAGGTACTAAAATTCTCAGTATAACCTCCAATACTATGACTTCCCAAATTATCTCCaagtattacaattaaattaactttaatttgttCGCCTCTTACATGTATTCCGGTCTGTTCCAAATCTTTTAGTTCTGAAATTAATGGTTCAAGCACTTTATTAAGACCGAAATACCTAACATCAactgttttacataataaaaccatCTGCATGTGATCGGTACTGGTCCGACACCAAGGATGTAAATTAGCAATTGTATAATAGAAGTTATGGAGTTTAAATTTTCCTTTAGCAGATCCCAAAGGATTAGCTAGATTAATTTCATCTTGATAAAGGATAATTTGTATTGCCGTTGGATCTTTGGCAAATATAGgatgattttgaaaaagagATCCGTCATAAATATCTTCAATTACATTTAGTGAAGGAGAATAGTTTTGtctatttttatactgttCAAAAACcgaatcaaatttaaataaattttccaaAGATGATTTTATCGGTATGTAATGGTATTGACAAGGTTTATTACTCCCATTTAAACCCAGATTGTATCCTATAGGCTTAATATAGGGAAAAAGACGCATGTATTCTTTTTTCCTTTTAAAATCTGAACCCATTTTTCCATTTGAACAGTGTAGTTCTATTAAAGGATGTTGCTGCATAACCATTTTTACTATAGGTTCAATGTCTGACTTATTATATCCCTTTTCATAAAATGCACGAACCATTTTTTCTTCCAATAACTGATTTgactcattaattaaaatacgatatttttctataataaactGTAACGTTGAGTCTGGTACATTATACTTTGAATGTAAGACTAGGTATAGATGCGCAAAAACTATAAGTAATTcttcttttttgtttatatgtttatgtacattatcatcatcatcatcatcatcatctatAATCATGGTTTCAGTACTAGATACAGGTTCAGAAGGTTGGTCATtagaaaaatttacttttactaaattattttttcggtGATTTCGAAAAACATGAGAGCGGAGTGTGGattgatttttagttaaatatttacaaccgTAATGAGTACATTGCAACATTTTACTATTCTGATTATTATCTTCATCTTCTTCAGTATCACTACTATTCATAGATTCTCTATTATGGACTTGTAAAATATGAGTTTCTAATCTGTTCAAAGTGGAAAATGTTACTGGGCAGTCTTGAAAACCACAATTTACACTGGGTATCCGATTAACATTGTGATGGAGCAAAACATGATTGAAAAATTCTTTTCCTGAAGAAGTAGAATATAGACAATGCTTACAAgtcaacataattattaatccttCTTGATGGTTTTGAGTGacaaactaaaatacaatacttaaaattaatttttattattaggtacacaGGGTGTCCTGTGAGGATTTACCCATTGCAATATCTACTGAAATAATAgagatatcataatatgtttttattttataagaccaACAGGAACAAGgactactaatattttatatttaatttaatgttttggtaaattaaaaaaaataatatatctttatttaattaatttcaaaaaaatttaagagagCCATTGTATtgctttttttgaaaatgtttacctacataatataacccCAGTAAGAAACTTACTTTCAGccttttattagttttaattcaataagtagtaacaatctatattataatacaatctataatataatctataggCTCTTTTACTATTGCTGCAAgttgaagaataaaaaaaaatattatttacttcaacTCTAGCAAGATTCTAGCAATATGTAGGTAAATCTTAAAAcggatttaaattaatcattaggtatattaatttttaaaaacaagattagctataaaataacaaataagtgTTAcatctacatttaaaaaaaaaaataaataagaataggtttatgtataataaattaataccaaattacatctataatacctacctatttagttTAACT
Proteins encoded in this region:
- the LOC114119120 gene encoding uncharacterized protein LOC114119120; translation: MDNSNSNDEDNPLPVSTFRMQLVLNKCRPYLSLPEDEPILVERLNKLGVNCLDDLKLLNFENDLKGIIKIIQCRQLHLELSKDVTINESIDTQSVIHNVSSSSVEHEGSPISQSNTVFGFKIPKFRKSVRKALQKGSLRNDERLHIIETVSNHMLDTMSNPGLRECRRVGRMLESKFPSALKNKEFDDNSEYIAKQLLHHIYYVRRKERQDLKQRGSLPHNYSSSSKTFNEKKNQYGTHPERYDPSSIPDGETLSTLEQKKNWLKATYLLVDIDWNRVTSYMKTTYASQRQMILNDDPIDTILLEWPFLGKELYLKNHFYYLTNIEDKAIDNFKTKIPKMLKFVQAEAERKRKDNKLQTRLMNIIKKHDNNKNNYSDFLTILLCYMAIMKENFELMCIMFEDTCSHDEVQSSQKIISTPIVACLGDIWSNPKCFVFVDKQCLWREPLAVEEAIIIMFMSYYVFNIQYPKELAGILQFLQSSMFNINEKGNKVKKKTSSEKFVPKLLKLMTDYDTYVKKWTC